A window from Pangasianodon hypophthalmus isolate fPanHyp1 chromosome 16, fPanHyp1.pri, whole genome shotgun sequence encodes these proteins:
- the LOC113545567 gene encoding structural maintenance of chromosomes protein 1A has translation MGYLKLIEIENFKSYKGRQIIGPFRKFTAIIGPNGSGKSNLMDAISFVLAEKTSNLRVKTLKDLIHGAPVGKPAANRAYVSMVYQEDNDEERSFTRVIIGSSSEYRINNKVVGLPEYSEELEKLGILIKARNFLVFQGAVESIAMKNPKERTALFEEISRSGELAQEYDRRKKEMVKAEEDTQFNYHRKKNIAAERKEAKQEKEEAERYQRLKDEVVRANVQLQLFKLYHNECEIEKLNRELAQRNKEIDKDRKRMDRVEEELKEKKKELGRMMRDQQTVEKEIKEKDAELNQKRPQYIKAKENTAHKIKKLEAARKSLQNAQKCYKKRKADMDELEREQRAVETARQEFEERMEEEAQSQGQDLQLEENQVKAYHRLKEEASKRAATLAQELEKFNRDQKADQDRLDLEERKKVETEAKIKQKIREIEENQKRIEKLEDYITTSRQSLDEQKRMEEELTEEVEQAKRRIDEINMELNQVMEQLGDARIDRQENSRQQRKAEIMESIKRLYPGSVYGRLIDLCQPTQKKYQIAVTKVLGKNMDAIIVDSEKTGRDCIQYIKEQRGEPETFLPLDYLEVKPTDEKLRELRGAKLVIDVIRYEPPQIKKALQYACGNALVCENVEDARRIAFGGPYRHKTVALDGTLFQKSGVISGGASDLKAKARRWDEKAVDKLKDRKEKLTDELKEQMKAKRKEAELRQVQSQAHGLQMRLKYSQSDLEQTKTRHLSLNMQEKSKLESELANFGPRINDIKRIIQSRERDMKELKDRMNLVEDEVFFEFCKEIGVRNIREFEEEKVKRQNEIAKKRLEFETQKTRLAIQLDYEKNQLKEDQEKVIMWEQTVKKDESEIERLKKEEQRHMKIIDETMAQLQDLKNQHLTKKSEVNDKNHEMEEIRKKLGGANKELTQLQKEVTAIETKLEQKRSDRHNLLQACKMQDIKLPLRSGTMDDISQEEGSSQEESLSSSQKTSSTVLAKEALIEIDYSSLSEDLKDSLSEEEIKGEMNTLQQRLNEQQSILQRISAPNMKAMEKLESVRDKFQETSDEFEAARKRAKKAKQAFEQIKKERFDRFNACFESVATNIDEIYKALSRNSSAQAFLGPENPEEPYLDGINYNCVAPGKRFRPMDNLSGGEKTVAALALLFAIHSYKPAPFFVLDEIDAALDNTNIGKVANYIKDQSIQNFQAIVISLKEEFYTKADSLIGVYPEQGDCVISKVLTFDLSQYPDANPNPNE, from the exons atgggtTATTTAAAGTTAATCGAGATAGAAAATTTCAAATCGTACAAAGGAAGGCAGATAATCGGGCCTTTCCGTAAGTTTACTGCGATTATTGGACCCAATGGATCAG GGAAGTCGAACCTCATGGACGCCATCAGCTTCGTGCTGGCGGAGAAAACCAGCAACCTGCGCGTGAAAACGCTGAAAGATCTGATTCACGGCGCTCCGGTGGGGAAACCGGCGGCTAATCGGGCCTACGTTAGCATGGTGTACCAGGAGGACAACGACGAAGAGCGCTCCTTCACCAGAGTCATCATCG gatccTCGTCGGAGTATCgcattaataataaagtagTGGGATTGCCGGAGTACAGCGAGGAGCTGGAGAAACTCGGCATTCTCATCAAGGCCAGGAACTTCCTGGTCTTTCAG GGTGCAGTGGAGTCCATCGCCATGAAGAACCCTAAGGAGCGCACAGCTCTGTTCGAGGAGATCTCTCGCTCCGGTGAGCTGGCTCAGGAGTACGACCGGCGCAAGAAGGAGATGGTGAAGGCTGAGGAGGACACGCAGTTCAACTACCACCGCAAGAAGAACATCGCTGCTGAGCGCAAAGAGGCCAAGCAGGAGAAAGAAGAG gCCGAGCGCTATCAGAGGCTGAAGGACGAAGTCGTGCGTGCGAACGTCCAGCTCCAGCTCTTCAAGCTCTACCACAACGAGTGTGAGATAGAGAAACTGAACCGCGAGCTGGCGCAGCGCAACAAAGAGATCGACAAAGACCGCAAGCGCATGGACCGCGTGGAGGAGGAgctgaaggagaagaagaaggagctCGGCAGGATGATGAGAGATCAGCAGACCGTGGAGAAAGAGATCAA AGAGAAGGACGCAGAGCTAAACCAGAAAAGGCCGCAGTACATCAAAGCGAAAGAAAACACGGCTCACAAGATCAAGAAGCTGGAGGCCGCGCGGAAATCCCTGCAGAACGCGCAGAAGTGCTACAAGAAGCGCAAGGCGGATATGGACGAGCTGGAGCGCGAGCAGAGAGCCGTGGAGACGGCCAGGCAGGAGTTCGAGGAGCGCATGGAGGAGGAGGCGCAGAGCCAGGGCCAGGACCTGCAGCTCGAAGAGAACCAG GTTAAAGCGTATCACCGTCTGAAAGAAGAGGCGAGCAAACGAGCCGCTACTCTGGCCCAGGAGCTGGAGAAGTTTAACCGCGATCAGAAAGCTGACCAGGATCGTCTAGACctggaggagaggaagaaagtGGAGACGGAG GCTAAGATCAAGCAGAAGATCAGAGAGATTGAGGAGAACCAGAAGCGTATTGAGAAGCTCGAGGATTACATCACGACCAGCAG ACAGTCTCTGGATGAAcagaagaggatggaggagGAGCTCACAGAGGAGGTGGAGCAAGCCAAGAGGAGGATTGATGAGATTAATATGGAGCTTAACCAG GTGATGGAGCAGCTCGGTGACGCTCGTATAGACCGACAGGAGAACAGCAGACAGCAGCGCAAAGCCGAGATCATGGAGAGCATCAAGAGACTCTATCCCGGATCAGTG tacGGAAGGCTCATTGACCTGTGCCAGCCCACTCAGAAAAAGTACCAGATCGCCGTAACCAAAGTGCTGGGCAAAAACATGGACGCCATCATCGTGGACTCGGAGAAGACCGGCCGTGACTGCATCCAGTACATTAAAGAGCAGAGAGGAGAACCGGAAACCTTCTTACCTCTGGACTATCTCGAG GTCAAACCCACGGATGAGAAGCTGCGTGAGCTGCGCGGTGCCAAGCTGGTGATCGACGTCATTCGCTACGAGCCTCCGCAGATCAAGAAAGCTCTGCAGTACGCCTGCGGGAACGCGCTGGTGTGTGAGAACGTAGAGGACGCCCGCAGGATCGCTTTCGGAGGACCGTACAGGCACAAG ACCGTGGCTCTAGACGGAACTCTGTTCCAGAAGTCAGGTGTGATCTCCGGAGGTGCCAGCGACCTGAAGGCCAAAGCTCGCCGCTGGGACGAAAAAGCCGTGGACAAGCTGAAGGACAGGAAAGAAAAACTCACCGATGAGCTCAAG GAACAAATGAAGGCGAAAAGAAAGGAGGCGGAGCTTCGTCAGGTGCAGTCTCAGGCTCACGGGCTGCAGATGAGGCTGAAGTATTCTCAGAGTGACCTCGAGCAGACCAAAACTCGCCATCTGTCCTTAAATATGCAG gaAAAATCCAAGCTAGAGAGCGAGCTGGCCAACTTTGGGCCCCGTATCAACGACATCAAGAGGATCATCCAATCACGCGAGAGAGACATGAAGGAGCTCAAAGACCGCATGAACTTG gtgGAGGACGAAGTGTTCTTTGAGTTCTGCAAGGAGATCGGAGTGAGGAACATTCGCGAGTTTGAAGAGGAGAAAGTGAAAAGGCAGAATGAGATCGCAAAGAAGCG CTTGGAGTTTGAGACCCAGAAGACTCGCCTGGCGATCCAGCTGGATTATGAGAAGAACCAGCTGAAGGAGGACCAGGAGAAGGTCATCATGTGGGAGCAGACGGTGAAGAAGGACGAGAGCGAGATCGAAAGACTAAAGAAG GAAGAGCAGAGGCACATGAAGATCATCGATGAGACCATGGCTCAGCTTCAGGACCTGAAGAATCAGCACCTCACCAAGAAGTCGGAGGTCAACGACAAAAACCACGAAATGGAAGAAATTCGTAAGAAACTCGGTGGAGCCAACAA agagcTGACACAGCTTCAGAAGGAGGTCACGGCCATTGAGACGAAGCTGGAGCAGAAGCGCAGTGACAGACACAACCTGCTGCAGGCCTGTAAAATGCAGGACATCAAACTTCCTCTCAGATCAGGAACCATGGACGACATCAGCCAGGAGGAG GGAAGCTCCCAGGAAGAAAGTCTGAGCAGCAGCCAGAAAACGTCCAGCACCGTTTTAGCCAAAGAGGCTCTCATTGAGATCGACTACAGCAGCCTGTCTGAAGACCTGAag GACTCGCTGTCGGAGGAGGAGATTAAAGGTGAGATGAACACCCTTCAGCAGAGGCTGAACGAGCAGCAGAGCATCCTCCAGAGGATCAGCGCCCCCAACATGAAGGCCATGGAGAAGCTGGAGAGCGTCCGAGACAAATTCCAGGAGACGAGTGACG AATTCGAAGCCGCTAGGAAGAGGGCAAAGAAAGCCAAGCAAGCGTTCGAGCAGATCAAGAAGGAGAGGTTCGATCGCTTCAACGCCTGCTTCGAGTCCGTCGCCACCAACATCGATGAGATCTACAAAGCGCTCTCACGCAACAGCAGCgctcag GCTTTTCTCggaccggagaacccggaggagcCGTACCTGGATGGGATCAACTATAACTGCGTGGCTCCTGGTAAACGTTTCAGACCCATGGATAATTTATCAGGAGGAGAGAAGACTGTAGCTGCTCTCGCTTTACTCTTCGCCATCCACAG CTATAAACCTGCTCCTTTCTTTGTGCTTGATGAAATCGACGCGGCTCTGGACAACACCAACATTGGCAAG GTTGCTAACTACATTAAAGACCAGTCCATCCAGAACTTCCAAGCCATCGTCATCTCGCTGAAGGAGGAGTTTTACACCAAGGCCGACTCGCTGATCGGCGTGTATCCCGAG CAAGGAGACTGCGTTATCAGTAAGgtcctgacctttgacctctccCAGTATCCAGACGCAAACCCAAACCCTAACGAGTAA